In the Leptolyngbya sp. SIO1E4 genome, one interval contains:
- a CDS encoding response regulator transcription factor: protein MTHILIVEDEARIVSFLEKGLGSNGFTTSSANNSDDAKAIALDGQIDIMVLDLGIPGKDGLCLLEELRGQGFQAPVIILTARDDIQDKVSGFEMGADDYMTKPFRFEELLVRIRARLRTPATQTTGQADTTLQVGDLLLDLRTRRLKVKGELIDLSAREFTLAETLMRHPNQVLSREQLLDLVWGYDYAPGSNVVDVYVGYLRKKLGNDLIETVRGMGYRLLS from the coding sequence ATGACACACATTCTCATCGTTGAGGATGAAGCGCGCATCGTTTCCTTTTTAGAGAAGGGATTGGGCTCTAATGGCTTTACAACTTCAAGTGCCAACAACAGTGATGATGCCAAAGCGATCGCCCTGGATGGCCAGATTGACATTATGGTTCTGGATTTGGGCATCCCTGGCAAAGATGGTTTGTGCTTGCTAGAAGAGCTGCGAGGCCAGGGGTTTCAGGCACCGGTCATCATTCTCACTGCCCGTGACGACATTCAGGACAAAGTCAGCGGCTTTGAGATGGGGGCTGACGACTACATGACCAAGCCGTTTCGCTTCGAAGAACTGCTAGTGCGGATTCGGGCCCGTCTCAGGACTCCAGCGACACAAACCACGGGTCAGGCTGACACCACTTTGCAAGTCGGAGATTTGCTCCTAGACTTGCGTACCCGTCGCCTTAAAGTTAAGGGCGAACTCATTGATTTATCTGCCCGAGAATTCACGCTAGCTGAAACCCTCATGCGCCATCCTAACCAGGTGCTGAGTCGAGAACAGCTTTTAGATCTCGTCTGGGGGTATGACTATGCGCCAGGCTCCAATGTGGTAGATGTTTATGTTGGCTACCTGCGCAAGAAACTGGGCAACGATCTAATCGAAACTGTCCGCGGCATGGGCTACCGGCTGCTTTCATGA